The Helianthus annuus cultivar XRQ/B chromosome 15, HanXRQr2.0-SUNRISE, whole genome shotgun sequence genomic sequence TTTATTGTTAAGCGACGATGATTCTTTAATGCCCGAGGCACAATTTCTCGGTTGTGTTTGATAAAACACTTTCGAGAGAATGATCTCCCCGTCTTTTTCCTCTTCCTTGTTGCCAAGGTGATATTGGTGCATCACCCAATTTGTTTTCTCCGGTTTCTTTTGCCTACCGTAGTTTGTGTAGAGCACAAGTATCTTTTTGTACCCTTCGATTGAACCCGAGATCAAGACAGGCCTAGTCTTGCCTGTTTTGTGCCATCTTGTTTCCCCCCTCTCGGCGTCCATGTGGACCTTTCGTCTCTTACGTGTGCCTGTTGTGTAAGCCTTTGAAGGACGGTGAAAGAAGTGGCGAATTTGTCCGTCATTGCTAACTCCTACATGCCATTAATAGATAGCTAGTAATTAATGTTTCCCACAACAGATTTTCCGACGAAATCACTTTTGTCAGAATGGGTTTGCTTTCGTAATTCTGATAAATTTTGACGTAGAAACGACCTAGTTTTCTAGTAGCATGAAAGGTTTCAAAATCTTGATTATGAAAATTAATTCAAATAGTTGGTGAATGTGATAGTATCAATAAATAAATTGTTAAAACTTGCTCGAAGTATTAGATATTGTTTACATCATAATTTACTATATTTTCATTCTTTTTTAGAAATAAAGTAACAATCAACTATGTAGCTCACATGTCACATATTATCGATTTTAAAGGCCTAAACTAATGGGAAAAAATGGCCTAACATGTTGATTAGGTGTAATAAATACCTATATTACTTTCACGCAAAGAGGGTGAATAGAGCCAATAGATATACGCTATACCAGCTTGTCAAGAAAAACTAAATAAATATCGTTCATAAGAAGGTGATAACTTTTAGTAGAAGATACTGCTTCTGACTTTTAAAAATTATTATCAATCCGATAATATATTATCAGCTATAGCATCTATATTTAAGGCCATTAATTCCCAAGAGGTCGCCTTTAGGCTCCATGGAGTGACGTGTACCCGCCCCTTCCAAGGCCTGTTTGGAAGCATAGGCGACATCAGTTAGAGAGGAGAAAGGGAGTGTCGCCCATGAAGAGAGGGAGTCGGTCAATTGGGCAGTGCTAAGTTGCTAACATAGAGCGCGCGTCCCCATCTTGCATTGGTGATGGTCTAAGTTTTTCTTTGGAAGTAAATATAGAACGTACCTGGTAATTTTTCAGGATGAGTATAACAAATCCCGGTTTCACCTTCAATTGTAGGAATGAATTCATCAATAAGGGGATGAAGCTCATTAGTATCACATCCAACCTTAGCCTTTAAATGCTCAATAATTTCTTGATCAGTCGGGTGGAACTTCACTCCGGCTGGTAATCCGGGCAAATCATGAATCAACTCCTGATTTTTCAAAAACATCATCGTCGTTTCGAAACTCATCTAAACcgcaaaataataatataaataataattaacaaAATGAACATATGAACCTTAGCTTGAAGTTGTATGGTATGTCCACAAGAAGGGCATGAACTTGTGACAATATTTCTTGAAGAAGTTGAGAGGTTTTGGAGGGTATTGCTTTCATCTTTAGACCAagtcatttttattgtttttggctGATTTCATGCTCATTCCAAGTTGGGTAATTTGTGTATCCTCAAAGTAAAGCAACTAGAAAATAAAGATTTCATATATTCTCAATAAAGAAAGATAACTAAATAGTTGGAGTACATAAAAATTAAAGAGCCAAACAAAAGTAAATTCTCTCTCTTTTAAAGAATCATTGTGATCAACCAACTCTAGCTTCTTGAGGGTGTGTTCCTCTTTTAATCTTTTTATAATACGCAAAGAGGGCGATACGCGAACCTGATATTGTTTCTTGACGTCGGAAAAGAATCGAATCCGCCTTTACTGACTTTATCTTCTatgaaaccctaattcttcatcAAGAAGTACCTCTAAGACTCTTAATATATATAGACAATAGAGACAAAAAGATGGAGACTTTATTGGTATTTCGTGGTTGATATTTTATTTGGTAAGGTTGAAGAAAATGGTATTTTGTAGACTTAAAGAATTAGGATTGCTTGGAAGCCAAGTTATGTTTAGGTGGACTGGCAGACAAGTCCTAACCTTGATGCAGTGGAGGgtttctttccttttcttttccttttgtCTTAGAAGGGGTCTTTGCAACTAATTACTAaagtaaaattaccaaaatgcccttctcgACAATTTCTTAACCCAAGGGTGACTTTCTAACATGAGGGCCGCTGAACGAAGAACCATTTGCAAGCATTGAAGTTAAGGTCGTTTTGCGAATCGGGCCATCCCATCCATTAACATCACTTACAAGTTACAACCTTTTAAGTAAAAGGAAAAAAAGATTAGGCACAAAGAAGTTAATTATTTAAAACGGATAGAGTGGAGATGAAGCAACAGTACGTGGATAGAAGGAGAGAGCTGCAGCGTCAACCTAGAGTATGGTCAAAGCTATCCATCTATATATGGCTTCTTTACCATAATTATGTGTTAATTTGCTCTCTACATATATGTATGTGGTTGTAACATATTCATAAATAGCAAAACTACACCAACTTTGTAACTTGCTTATGTCGTCTGATTATacatattaaatatatttatataacttTATATACAATGGTACTTTTCATGTCATGAAATGTAAATGACATCGACTTAATTACATCGACAGTTCAGTTACATACACGTTAATTTCTTATTTCGACGAAACTCTTTCACATGTGAAATGTTGTTGAAGTCGTCGAATGTAACCATATAAGAAAGAGTCTTAAATTTTGAATTATACTTCTTTATTTTTGAATCTTACTtacttttgtttcaaaaaccgaaataaccgaaaaacgAACCGAACCGGTgtaaaaaccgaaaccgaacggtGTTGAAAACTCGAAAACCGACATTTCAGTTCGGTTTTGATTTtgcccaaaaaccgaaccgaaccgtgcacacccctaatgGAAACCATatatttcttttcaaaataataacaGTTCTAGAAAATCGTTTCGCTCTCCTTAAATCATTATTTATTCATCGTCAttgtgttttaatagtagtttcaGAAGAttgtttgacaaaaaaaaaaaaaacacaatgataATACAATATGATAAATGCAGGTGCGAAAACACCACATATATGGCATGTATTGAAGCAACTTTATTAAAATTCAAGGCGTGGTGTTTTAACTTCTGGAAGAATTGTATTCAGATttaaagtttggtgttttaaacatctggaaaCATTGACAATGATTCAAGTTAGGGTGTTTTTACATTTAGAACCtgaaaacattgtattgtgattacagTTATGGGGTTTTAACATCTGGAAATAACAATACAAACATTCCCAGATGGTGTTAAACACCATGACTTTAATGGCAATGCAATCAT encodes the following:
- the LOC110911774 gene encoding NAC domain-containing protein 73: MTWSKDESNTLQNLSTSSRNIVTSSCPSCGHTIQLQAKELIHDLPGLPAGVKFHPTDQEIIEHLKAKVGCDTNELHPLIDEFIPTIEGETGICYTHPEKLPGVSNDGQIRHFFHRPSKAYTTGTRKRRKVHMDAERGETRWHKTGKTRPVLISGSIEGYKKILVLYTNYGRQKKPEKTNWVMHQYHLGNKEEEKDGEIILSKVFYQTQPRNCASGIKESSSLNNKSDTKNTSFIQHYSVDCPFISYDIDQRQVNRGVPSHVTPNFVLQEDTSPFGHLPTGSSKE